Proteins found in one Chthoniobacterales bacterium genomic segment:
- a CDS encoding glycosyl hydrolase 53 family protein: MSGAFPRVLAILLAIPTILPAGPATDDAFAGVDANYSLGMEKAGRTWNWDGRKEDLFTGMAARGVRGFRVRLWTGDDGPNGKNYATEIVKRALAGGLEPYLVIFLSEDWADLMKQPAPTIWRDLDLPKRAEAVRAYSRDIVTHFRKVGLRSHLYEIGNEIDYGICGVYPGKSTRKNAEGLSRTCWPQAAELIRASQQGVLEADPDAKFLLHISHWWDADFCIAFFRFMLAHDVRVDYAGLSYFPSSNIGGSLEMSQFGAVVRALHAAIDRPIIVPESGYPSTADFKGQFSRWKKATPGYPLTPEGQQRWLKDFLDYCAHEPAIASVYSWSPEWCGAGMWEAFALFDADGAARPAWAAFAKSRAERPAPKNWRYFEARGDRLYPVPIEEARKQAEPILKKELAAAGRVNTGYINAISARELLVGGYRVNLRATLSGNLDLDLQESASAPPWKEQLASLDSTKERVVIFAREPDSAFVAEVLAAAGDRGIEAVVHRIDPDQPLKFGQTAGVPPTSNGSE; encoded by the coding sequence TCCCTCGCGTGCTCGCCATCCTCCTGGCGATCCCGACGATTTTGCCAGCCGGGCCCGCGACAGACGACGCCTTCGCGGGCGTGGATGCCAACTACTCGCTCGGCATGGAGAAGGCCGGGCGGACGTGGAACTGGGACGGCAGGAAGGAGGATCTCTTCACGGGCATGGCGGCTCGCGGCGTGCGGGGGTTTCGCGTGCGTCTGTGGACAGGTGACGACGGCCCGAATGGCAAAAACTACGCGACCGAAATTGTGAAGCGCGCGCTGGCCGGCGGGCTGGAGCCGTATCTCGTCATTTTTCTCAGCGAGGATTGGGCGGACCTTATGAAACAACCCGCGCCGACCATCTGGAGAGACCTCGACCTGCCGAAGCGCGCCGAAGCCGTGCGCGCCTATTCCCGCGACATCGTCACGCATTTCCGAAAAGTCGGCCTGCGCAGTCACCTCTACGAAATCGGCAACGAGATCGACTACGGGATCTGCGGCGTTTATCCGGGCAAGAGCACCAGGAAAAATGCCGAGGGCCTCTCGCGGACCTGCTGGCCCCAGGCGGCGGAACTCATTCGCGCAAGCCAGCAGGGCGTGCTCGAAGCGGACCCGGACGCGAAATTTCTTCTGCACATTTCGCACTGGTGGGACGCGGATTTCTGCATCGCCTTCTTCCGGTTCATGCTCGCGCACGACGTTCGCGTGGATTACGCGGGCCTCTCGTATTTCCCGTCATCGAACATCGGCGGCTCGCTCGAGATGTCGCAGTTCGGCGCGGTCGTCCGCGCGCTGCACGCCGCGATCGATCGCCCGATCATCGTGCCGGAGAGCGGCTATCCGAGCACCGCGGACTTCAAAGGCCAGTTCTCGCGATGGAAGAAGGCGACTCCCGGCTACCCGCTCACGCCCGAGGGTCAGCAACGCTGGCTGAAAGACTTCCTCGATTACTGCGCGCACGAGCCGGCCATCGCGTCCGTCTATTCCTGGAGTCCGGAATGGTGCGGGGCGGGGATGTGGGAAGCCTTCGCGCTGTTCGACGCCGACGGAGCGGCCCGCCCGGCCTGGGCGGCCTTTGCCAAATCGCGGGCGGAGCGGCCCGCCCCGAAGAACTGGCGTTATTTCGAAGCCCGCGGCGACCGGCTTTATCCCGTGCCGATCGAGGAGGCCCGCAAGCAGGCCGAGCCCATCCTGAAAAAGGAACTCGCGGCAGCCGGCCGCGTGAACACCGGCTACATCAACGCCATCAGCGCCCGCGAACTCCTCGTCGGCGGCTACCGGGTCAACCTGCGTGCGACCCTTTCCGGGAACCTCGATCTCGATCTTCAGGAAAGCGCCAGCGCGCCGCCGTGGAAGGAGCAACTGGCCTCGCTCGATTCCACGAAGGAACGCGTCGTCATCTTTGCTCGCGAGCCCGACTCCGCCTTCGTCGCGGAGGTTCTCGCGGCCGCTGGCGATCGCGGGATCGAGGCCGTGGTTCATCGCATCGATCCCGACCAGCCTCTGAAATTTGGCCAAACAGCCGGTGTGCCGCCGACATCGAATGGCTCCGAATAA